ACCTTCGCCCTGTTGCCGGGTATCGAAATTATGGAGAAAGACAAGACGGTTCGCTAGAGGAACGATATTTTTTGCAGATGAATCACATCAAAAGGAGGGAGTCATGTCAGAGAGTGTCTATAAGATTATCGAACTGGTGGGGACAAGTACGGAATCGTGGGAAAAGGCGGCCCGGCAGGCAGTGGAGACCGCGGGCAAGAGCCTGCGCGACCTGAGGGTGGCGGAGATAACCAAGCTGGACATGAAGATCGAGAACGGCAAGGTGGCGGCATTCCGGGCCCGGGTCTCGCTTTCGTTCAAGTACCATAGCAGTTGATGCCCGGCCTGACAACGCGCCCCGGCAACCCTTGAGGCGCCTGACATCTGAACCCTTTATTTTGTCGTATGAATATACACGCCGTCCCAGTCATCAGGGGGCGGTTGTTCGACAAATGCTGCACAGCGCTGCTGGTAAATGAGGTAGAGTTTCCGGTTGAAATAATCCTCTTGCAGGGCGGCAAACAGCTTCATGGCGGTTTTGAACCGTTTATGCCGGTACAGGCCCAGGGCCTC
The sequence above is drawn from the Desulfobacterales bacterium genome and encodes:
- a CDS encoding dodecin family protein, whose amino-acid sequence is MSESVYKIIELVGTSTESWEKAARQAVETAGKSLRDLRVAEITKLDMKIENGKVAAFRARVSLSFKYHSS